One Actinomycetospora corticicola genomic window, GCGGCGTCCGCCGGGTCGAACCCGCGCCCGTCGTCCGCGACCGAGAGCCGCCACCGGACGGGGTCGGCGGCCAGCGTGATCGCGGCGGTGGTCGCCCCGGCGTGCGTGACGACGTTGCGGACCGCCTCCTGCGCCGCCCGGTAGAGCAGGGCCGCCTCGGCCGGCCCGACCGCGTCGACGGCCTCCAGCCTCGTCGTCACCGCGACCCCCCGTCGGCGCAGGCCGCCCGCGAGGTCCTCCAGGGCCGGCCCGAGGCCCTCCTGGGCGAGGTTGGGCGGGTAGATGTCGACGAGCAGCGTGCGCAGCGACCCGATGCTCTCCCGCAGCCGCGTCGCCGACTCGGAGACCACGGCCGGGTCGGAGCCGCCCCGCAGCCGGCTCGCGTCCAAGCCGTACGTGATCCCGGTGAGTTCCTGGACCACGCCGTCGTGGAGGTCCTGGGCGATCCGGCGGCGCTCGGCGGTCGACGCCTCGACGGCGTGGCGGAGCAACCGCTCCCGCTGGCGTTCCCGGCGCTGCAGCTTGCGGGCCAGCGTGACGGCGAGCGGCACCTGCACCAGTTCCAGCAGCAGCAGGGCCCCGACGGAGAGCGGGGCGAACGAGCGCCAGGCGTCCCAGCCCGCCTCGACCACCGCGTCGTAGCGGAAGTAGGCCTCGTAGAGCAGCGGCGTGCCACCCGGCGTCCGGATCGCGTGGTAGACCTCGAGCACGCGCCCGGCGCCGGAGCCGTCCTCGGCGACGCCGGCCGAGGCGTCGTCCCCGTCGAGGACGCGCAGCTCGTCGGGATCGAGCCGGTGGCGGTCGCCGATCTCCTCGCGGTGGTCGCTGTAGAGGATCCTCCCGTCGCGGTCCCAGACGAGGACGCGGATCAGCGAGTCGCCGAGCACGGCCCGGGTGACCGCGTCGTCGACCCGCTCGATCGCCTCCGGGTCCGCGTCGAGCAGCGCGTCGGACAGCCGTGGCTCCACCACGCCGTGCGCGGTGACCGACGCGAGCTGCGTGACCCGGTCGATCGCCGCGTCCGTCGCCTGCGCCCGGGCCACGAGGGCGATCGCGACGGCGAGCCCGAGCGTCACGAGCAGGCCGGCGACGGTGAACCCGGCCACGAGCCGCGGTGCGGTCGCCCGGAACCACCGACGGCGCGCGGGGGGCGGCGGTGGCGGGGACGAGGGGGCGGGCGCCGCGTCCACCTCTCCGATCACGACGGCGAGACTACGCAGCTCACGGGTGCGGACCGGGGGTACCGGGACCATCGTCCACTGGTCCGGGGTCCGGTCCGGGCACCAGATTGGTGATCATGACGATCACTCCGCTCCCCGTGGCGCCGCCCGTCGTGCGCGCCGTCGGCCCGGTCGGCCCGGCGGCACTGGTCACCGGGGCGTCCTCGGGGATCGGAGCCGCGTTCGCGCGGGAGCTCGCCGCGCGGGACCGGCCGCTGGTGCTCGTCGCGCGCTCGCGGGGAGCGCTGCACCGGCTGGCGGCGACACTGCCGGTGCCGGTGCGGGTGGTCGTCGCCGACCTCACGCGGCCCGAGGACCTGGCGCGGGTGGAGGCGGTCCTCCCCGACGTCGGGCTGCTGGTCAACAACGCGGGAGCCACCACCTTCGGTGGGCTCGGCGGGCAGTCGCCGGCCGAGCTCGAGGCGTCGGTACTGCTCAACGTCCTCGCCCCGACCCGGCTGACCGCGGCCGCGCTGCGCTCGATGGCGCCGGGCAGCGGGATCATCAACGTCTCCTCGACCGCGGCGGGCCGGGACGACCCGGCGCTCGCCACCTACGCGGCGGGCAAGGCCTACCTGGAGTCGTTCTCCCGGGCGGCCCGTCGGGAGGCGCACGAGCGGGGGATCGGGGTGACCGTGGTGCGGCCCGGGCGGACCCGGACCGCGTTCCACGAGCGGGCTGGCGAGGACTCCGGGCACCTCCCGGCGTCGCGCTGGCAGACCGCGGCGGCCGTCGTGCACGCCGCCCTCGCCGCGTACGACCGCGGCGAGGACGAGGTGACGGTCGCGCCGGGTCAGCCCTGAAGCAGGCCCCGCATCTCGGCGATCTCCGCCTGCTGCGCGGCGATGATCGCTTGCGCGAGCCGGCGCGCCTGCGGGTTCGTCCCCTGCGCCAGCTCGGTCTGCGCCATCTGGACCGCCCCGGTGTGGTGGGCGATCATCATCGTCAGGAACGCCCGGTCGAACGTGGGCCCGGACGCGCCGACGAGGTCCGCCATCTCCTGCGGGCCCATCATCCCGGGCATCCCGCTCATGGCCATCGGCTGGTCACCCGCGGGCACGGGCGCGCCCCAGGCGGTGAGCATCGCGGTCATCTGCTCGATCTCGGGGCCCTGCTCGTCCTCGATCCGGGCCGCGAGGGCCTTCA contains:
- a CDS encoding ATP-binding protein, producing the protein MIGEVDAAPAPSSPPPPPPARRRWFRATAPRLVAGFTVAGLLVTLGLAVAIALVARAQATDAAIDRVTQLASVTAHGVVEPRLSDALLDADPEAIERVDDAVTRAVLGDSLIRVLVWDRDGRILYSDHREEIGDRHRLDPDELRVLDGDDASAGVAEDGSGAGRVLEVYHAIRTPGGTPLLYEAYFRYDAVVEAGWDAWRSFAPLSVGALLLLELVQVPLAVTLARKLQRRERQRERLLRHAVEASTAERRRIAQDLHDGVVQELTGITYGLDASRLRGGSDPAVVSESATRLRESIGSLRTLLVDIYPPNLAQEGLGPALEDLAGGLRRRGVAVTTRLEAVDAVGPAEAALLYRAAQEAVRNVVTHAGATTAAITLAADPVRWRLSVADDGRGFDPADAAAHAADGHLGLRALADLVDDAGGTVDVRSVPGSGTTVGVEVPRS
- a CDS encoding SDR family NAD(P)-dependent oxidoreductase, whose translation is MTITPLPVAPPVVRAVGPVGPAALVTGASSGIGAAFARELAARDRPLVLVARSRGALHRLAATLPVPVRVVVADLTRPEDLARVEAVLPDVGLLVNNAGATTFGGLGGQSPAELEASVLLNVLAPTRLTAAALRSMAPGSGIINVSSTAAGRDDPALATYAAGKAYLESFSRAARREAHERGIGVTVVRPGRTRTAFHERAGEDSGHLPASRWQTAAAVVHAALAAYDRGEDEVTVAPGQP
- a CDS encoding DUF305 domain-containing protein → MRSRTVGGLLTVVALVLLGACTSTPPTPAAAPAIGVDAAHGPADVAFATDMIPHHQQAVAMSRLADTRAAAPRVKALAARIEDEQGPEIEQMTAMLTAWGAPVPAGDQPMAMSGMPGMMGPQEMADLVGASGPTFDRAFLTMMIAHHTGAVQMAQTELAQGTNPQARRLAQAIIAAQQAEIAEMRGLLQG